ATCAGCCCGAAGTTCTGCACAAGGAAGAGCTACAATTCGAAAACGTTAAACTCACGCAGCGTAGCTACAAGTAAGCCTAGAAGTGGGAGGCAACAAGAAATAAGCGAGACGTTAGCCCGATTTATTTCACTTTTCACTCCCCACTTCTCTCCCCTTAACTCTCAGTTTTCTACATAAAATGGCCGGTAATAACCCTAATGCAAAACCGATGAACCTTACGCTTAAGGTGTGGCGGCAGCGCAACCGTAATAGCGAGGGCAAAATAGTAGAGTATCAGGTAAAGGATATTTCGCCCGAAATGTCTTTCCTGGAAATGCTGGATGTGCTCAACGAAGGCTTGTTGCTGAAAGGCGATGAGCCCGTAGCATTCGACCACGACTGCCGCGAAGGCATTTGCGGCTCCTGCGACTTATTTATTAATGGCCGTGCGCACGGCCCGGAAAAAGGCACTACTACGTGCCAACTCCACATGCGCAAGTTCAGCGATGGCGATACCATCACCATTGAGCCCTGGCGTGCTAATGCTTTCCCCGTAAACCGCGACTTGAGCGTAGATCGCTCAGCCTTCGACCGGATTATTCAGGCGGGTGGCTACGTGAGTGTGAACACGGGCGGCGTACCCGATGGCAACGAGATTCCAATTCCGAAGAACATTGCAGACAAGGCGTTTGAGGCTGCTACCTGCATTTCGTGTGGTGCCTGCGTTGCCGCTTGCAAAAATGCATCGGCTATGCTCTTCGTATCCGCTAAGATTTCCCAGTTAGCCTTGTTGCCACAAGGCCAGGTAGAGCGCAAGACCCGTGTAGAAAACATGGTAGCGCAAATGGACAAAGAAGGTTTTGGTGCCTGCACCAACATTGGTCAGTGCGCAGCGGAGTGTCCAGTGGGTATTTCACTCGAAAATATTGCCTTGATGAACCGCGAGTTTATCAACGCGAAAGCTACTTCTGACAACCTAGCATAGGGTTGTGCTGTTATAGTGAAAGAGGGCGAAACGGCTTCCGTTTCGCCCTCTTTTTTGCCCTCTACTTTCCGCTCTTTCGTACATGATTACTATTATTATCGGGACAAATCGTCCGAACTCCCGGGCCCGTCGGGTGGCCGTTTTATACGCTGACCTGCTGAAAAGCCAGGGTGCCGATTGCCAGCTTCTGGACCTCACTGAATTACCTTCAGACTTTATTACTTCGGCCCTCTATGCCAACACGGGTCAGCACGATGGCTTCAACGAGCTTTTTGAACTGACCAATAATGCCGACAAGCTGGTGTTTGTGGTCCCGGAATACAATGGCTCTTTCCCCGGCGTATTGAAGGCGTTTATTGATGGCCTACCCTATCCTGGCGGTATTCGGGGTAAAAAAGCAGCATTAATCGGTGTGTCGACCGGGGTGCAAGGAGGCATTTTGGCTTTGAGCCACCTGACGGATATTTTGATGTATCTGGGTACGGCAGTACTGCCGGCGCGTGTGCGTTTGCCAGCCATTGACAAGTATTTGAGTGACGATGGCAAGCTAACGAACCCGCTGTATCAGCAGTTGCTGGAGGAACAGGCAGCGCAATTATTGGCATTTTAAGCGGTGGCGCATCGGCTATAAATCGCGCAGGCGCTTTCCTTGCTGGCGAGCCCACAAACCATGTTTGGATTGCCCGATAATTTGCCCCCCATAAATACCTTGATGGCCCGAAAACAGATAACTGACTACGCAGGCTAGGCCCGCATATAGGCCGCATTCGTGGCCAAATAGCTCCATAGCCATCAGCGTACAGGCAAGTGGCGTGTTGGCCGCGCCGGCAAATACTGCCACGAAACCCATGCCCGCCAGCAAAGGCATAGGCAAGGCTAGGCCGGGTGCCAATGCATTGCCTACGGTCGCGCCAATAAAAAACAAGGGCGTGACTTCGCCCCCCTTAAAGCTGGCGCCCAAGGTGAGAGCGGTGAGCATGAGCTTGAGCAAAAAATCGTAGGGTGGCACGGGTACGTTGAGGGCTTCCTCTATTGCAGGAATTCCCAGCCCGACATAGCGCGTGGTGCCCAGAACCCACACGGCCAGCGCTACCAGCGCGCCGCCAACTACTGGGCGGAGCGGTGGCCAGGCAATCAGTCTTTTAAAAAAGCCCCCCAACAGATGAGTAAGGCCACTAAAGCTTCGAGCAGCTAGTCCGAATATGATACCAGCAGCGGCGGCACTAAGCAGACTAAGCGGTGAGAGGACCGGAACTGCGAGCAACGGATAAGCCGTGTGCCCCGCGCCCCAGAGCCGCGTGACGTAATCAGCAAAAATGGCCCCCAGAAAGCTGGGCAGAATGGCATCGTAGCGCAGCCGACCAATCAGGAATACTTCCAGCCCAAAAATGGCACCCGCCAACGGTGTTCCGAATACGGAAGCAAAACCAGCGCTGACGCCCGTAATCAGCAGCAATGTGCGGTCGCGGGGGCGTAGGCGGAGTGGGCCACGGAGCTGGTCGGCCAGCGCCCCACCCATTTGCACAGCAGTGCCCTCGCGGCCGGCCGAACCGCCAAACAGATGCGTCAGCAGCGTACCAATGAGCACAAGCGGCACCATGCGCAATGGCAGTGTAGCTTGCG
The window above is part of the Hymenobacter radiodurans genome. Proteins encoded here:
- a CDS encoding NADPH-dependent FMN reductase; its protein translation is MITIIIGTNRPNSRARRVAVLYADLLKSQGADCQLLDLTELPSDFITSALYANTGQHDGFNELFELTNNADKLVFVVPEYNGSFPGVLKAFIDGLPYPGGIRGKKAALIGVSTGVQGGILALSHLTDILMYLGTAVLPARVRLPAIDKYLSDDGKLTNPLYQQLLEEQAAQLLAF
- a CDS encoding voltage-gated chloride channel family protein, yielding MYRYFSALRAEYTPLLLFAGRWLLICAIVGGLAGTASAGFLVALDYVTNWRETHRWIIAFLPLGGFLVGLLYYFFGRSVEGGNNLLLDEIHSPQATLPLRMVPLVLIGTLLTHLFGGSAGREGTAVQMGGALADQLRGPLRLRPRDRTLLLITGVSAGFASVFGTPLAGAIFGLEVFLIGRLRYDAILPSFLGAIFADYVTRLWGAGHTAYPLLAVPVLSPLSLLSAAAAGIIFGLAARSFSGLTHLLGGFFKRLIAWPPLRPVVGGALVALAVWVLGTTRYVGLGIPAIEEALNVPVPPYDFLLKLMLTALTLGASFKGGEVTPLFFIGATVGNALAPGLALPMPLLAGMGFVAVFAGAANTPLACTLMAMELFGHECGLYAGLACVVSYLFSGHQGIYGGQIIGQSKHGLWARQQGKRLRDL
- a CDS encoding succinate dehydrogenase/fumarate reductase iron-sulfur subunit, with the protein product MNLTLKVWRQRNRNSEGKIVEYQVKDISPEMSFLEMLDVLNEGLLLKGDEPVAFDHDCREGICGSCDLFINGRAHGPEKGTTTCQLHMRKFSDGDTITIEPWRANAFPVNRDLSVDRSAFDRIIQAGGYVSVNTGGVPDGNEIPIPKNIADKAFEAATCISCGACVAACKNASAMLFVSAKISQLALLPQGQVERKTRVENMVAQMDKEGFGACTNIGQCAAECPVGISLENIALMNREFINAKATSDNLA